A DNA window from Bradyrhizobium sp. CCBAU 53421 contains the following coding sequences:
- a CDS encoding TetR/AcrR family transcriptional regulator, with the protein MARLSKENKAARPARAPARRVARAAADRPAPRRRANDTPYHHGDLHEALLRAAERVLERDGLAGLTLRAVAREAGVSHAAPTHHFGDLTGLLSELAAIGFRQFGQAMAAADASAATPAEKGAASAKAYVAYAQAHPGMYGLMFRSERLDHARPSLHEASEASFAGLTRGVGASRHEQISKEQLTLDQAAAIASAWSLVHGFTMLLLDGRLKTILDRSPQGTSVEALLTAILRLSASRSARP; encoded by the coding sequence ATGGCAAGATTATCCAAAGAAAACAAGGCGGCTCGCCCGGCACGGGCTCCGGCGCGCCGGGTTGCGCGTGCCGCCGCCGATCGTCCGGCACCGCGGCGCCGGGCCAACGACACGCCGTATCATCATGGCGATCTGCACGAGGCGCTGCTGAGGGCCGCCGAGCGCGTGCTCGAGCGCGATGGATTGGCCGGGCTGACATTGCGTGCGGTGGCGCGCGAAGCCGGTGTGTCGCATGCGGCTCCCACACATCATTTCGGCGATCTCACCGGTTTGCTCAGTGAACTTGCAGCGATCGGTTTTCGGCAATTCGGCCAGGCGATGGCGGCGGCTGACGCTTCGGCGGCGACGCCGGCCGAAAAGGGCGCGGCGAGCGCCAAGGCCTATGTCGCCTATGCGCAGGCGCATCCCGGAATGTATGGGCTGATGTTCCGCAGTGAGCGGCTCGATCATGCGCGGCCGTCGCTGCACGAGGCGTCGGAGGCGTCGTTCGCCGGGCTGACCCGTGGCGTCGGTGCCAGCCGACACGAGCAGATTTCCAAGGAGCAGCTTACGCTGGACCAAGCGGCCGCAATCGCGTCGGCCTGGTCGCTGGTGCACGGTTTCACGATGCTGCTGCTCGACGGACGCCTCAAGACCATTCTGGATCGGTCGCCCCAGGGCACATCCGTGGAAGCGTTGTTGACCGCGATCCTGCGATTGTCCGCAAGCCGCTCGGCACGGCCGTAA
- a CDS encoding DUF6522 family protein → MTTIAFTDSTFEVDADIVADGLGITVSLLQDQMRSGKITTLSERGVDNDAGRHRLTFFSEHRRFRLVIDERGTIVQRSTLDFGDAPLPASARKPGGYGVHS, encoded by the coding sequence ATGACGACGATTGCATTCACTGACAGCACGTTCGAGGTCGATGCCGATATCGTCGCCGACGGCCTCGGCATCACTGTGTCGCTGCTGCAGGACCAAATGCGATCCGGCAAGATCACGACGCTGTCGGAACGAGGGGTCGACAACGATGCCGGTCGACATCGGTTGACCTTCTTCTCGGAACACCGCCGTTTCCGCCTTGTCATCGACGAGCGCGGCACGATCGTCCAACGCTCGACGCTCGATTTCGGCGACGCCCCGCTGCCCGCATCGGCGCGCAAGCCCGGCGGTTATGGCGTCCACTCATAA
- a CDS encoding Rrf2 family transcriptional regulator, whose product MRLTSFTDFALRALMRVAGEPDRSFATSEIAAEFGISRNHLAKVVRDLAEAGFIATQRGAGGGFSLARAPQAITLGEVVRALEGGSALVECFRDDGGECVLLPRCRLKARLAAAREAFMRELDGTTLAECAYLPRPERAS is encoded by the coding sequence ATGCGCCTGACATCATTCACGGATTTTGCGCTCCGCGCGCTGATGCGGGTAGCCGGCGAGCCGGACCGCTCGTTTGCCACGAGCGAGATCGCGGCCGAGTTCGGCATCTCCCGCAATCACCTTGCCAAGGTGGTGCGCGATCTCGCCGAGGCCGGCTTCATCGCGACCCAGCGCGGCGCAGGTGGCGGATTCTCGCTGGCGCGCGCCCCGCAGGCGATCACGCTCGGCGAGGTGGTGCGCGCGCTCGAGGGCGGCAGCGCACTGGTCGAATGCTTCAGGGACGATGGCGGCGAGTGCGTGCTGCTGCCGCGCTGCCGGCTGAAAGCAAGGCTCGCGGCGGCCCGCGAGGCCTTCATGCGCGAGCTCGACGGAACCACGCTTGCCGAATGTGCCTACCTGCCGCGTCCCGAAAGGGCATCATGA
- a CDS encoding cupin domain-containing protein — MKKLLTLAALIALAGPTLAQDAGTIVKPDALTWKDNPNVPKGGQVALLAGDPTKAGSVVIQRVKLPPNYKVPPHTHPYAETVTVISGSVGWGMGEKFDPAKGEMVKAGAFEMMPARHAHYVWTENEEAILQIQFTGPGGIDYIDPADDPRKKTQ, encoded by the coding sequence ATGAAAAAGCTTCTGACATTGGCAGCCTTGATCGCACTGGCGGGTCCGACACTGGCGCAAGATGCCGGGACTATCGTCAAACCAGATGCTCTGACGTGGAAGGACAATCCGAACGTTCCGAAGGGTGGCCAGGTCGCGCTCCTGGCAGGTGATCCTACGAAAGCTGGCAGCGTGGTGATTCAGCGCGTCAAGCTTCCTCCCAACTATAAGGTTCCGCCGCATACTCATCCCTATGCCGAGACCGTCACGGTGATCAGCGGTAGCGTCGGCTGGGGCATGGGCGAGAAGTTTGACCCCGCCAAAGGCGAGATGGTCAAGGCGGGTGCCTTCGAGATGATGCCGGCGAGGCACGCTCATTATGTTTGGACGGAAAACGAGGAGGCGATCCTCCAGATTCAATTCACCGGCCCAGGAGGCATCGACTATATCGATCCGGCTGATGATCCCCGCAAGAAGACGCAGTGA
- a CDS encoding group III truncated hemoglobin translates to MTAAERREEITAEIVARTGITEAMIEQLVHGFYAKVRKDPMIGPVFEARIINWEPHLAQMCAFWSSVALMTGRYHGTPMVKHMKLPVDAAHFDRWLELFEATAHELCPPVAALHFIERARRIASSLEMGVASGQGVMLGVGERFRRHKAGAV, encoded by the coding sequence ATGACAGCAGCAGAGCGCCGCGAGGAGATCACCGCGGAGATCGTCGCGCGGACCGGGATCACCGAGGCCATGATCGAGCAGCTGGTGCACGGATTCTACGCCAAGGTCCGCAAGGACCCGATGATCGGGCCGGTGTTCGAGGCCAGGATTATCAATTGGGAGCCGCATCTGGCCCAGATGTGCGCGTTCTGGTCGTCAGTCGCGCTGATGACCGGTCGCTATCACGGCACGCCGATGGTCAAGCATATGAAGCTGCCCGTCGATGCCGCGCATTTCGACCGCTGGCTCGAACTGTTCGAGGCAACGGCGCATGAACTGTGCCCGCCTGTCGCAGCACTTCATTTCATCGAGCGCGCGCGGCGCATCGCGTCGAGCCTCGAAATGGGCGTCGCCAGCGGGCAGGGCGTGATGCTGGGAGTGGGGGAGAGGTTTCGGCGACACAAGGCGGGAGCCGTATAG
- a CDS encoding inner membrane-spanning protein YciB — protein sequence MKSVFARLASDFLSTIVFLVVYLATDNVLIATAVAIVGAIAQVVYARVKGQTLGYMTWASLGLVIVLGGATLLTNDPRFVLAKPAIGHIAIGAIMLKRGWMLRYLPPIVTETIPEYATLAGYAWAGLMFILAAGTIAVAATGDIKLWAFYVSVVLVGAKIAAFAIQYVAFRFLVGNRLRAAARA from the coding sequence ATGAAGAGCGTATTTGCCAGGCTCGCGAGCGACTTCCTCTCCACCATCGTGTTCCTGGTGGTCTATCTCGCCACCGACAATGTCCTGATCGCCACCGCTGTCGCCATCGTGGGTGCGATTGCGCAGGTGGTCTATGCGCGCGTCAAGGGACAGACGCTCGGCTACATGACCTGGGCAAGCCTTGGACTCGTCATCGTGCTGGGCGGCGCGACGCTGCTGACCAACGATCCGCGCTTCGTGCTGGCAAAGCCCGCGATCGGCCACATCGCGATCGGCGCCATCATGCTCAAGCGCGGCTGGATGCTGCGCTATCTGCCGCCGATCGTGACCGAGACCATCCCGGAATACGCCACCCTCGCCGGCTACGCCTGGGCCGGGCTGATGTTCATCCTCGCCGCCGGGACCATCGCGGTCGCGGCGACCGGCGACATCAAGCTGTGGGCATTCTACGTGTCGGTGGTGCTGGTCGGTGCCAAGATCGCGGCCTTCGCGATCCAGTACGTCGCTTTCCGCTTCCTGGTCGGCAACCGGCTGCGCGCTGCCGCCCGCGCCTGA
- a CDS encoding SET domain-containing protein — MPASLSHKPYRVGRSRTGLGLFATKPIKKGTKIIRYFGPLLDSKKKDEDAIENKYLFELTNRWTIDGSIRENVARYINHACRPNAESDVKPRKRKVFIRAIKDIEPGDEINYDYGTDYFKAYLKPIGCKCDACEKKRKKKRAEARAERLRLKEKAERKARREAEKLAEQRAKARAKKTNGAKANGKANGKLNGTQLNGHSLVKAAGKKAAAPKRGAARVLQA; from the coding sequence ATGCCCGCATCATTATCGCACAAGCCCTATCGCGTCGGCCGTTCCCGTACTGGCCTTGGCCTTTTCGCCACCAAGCCGATCAAGAAGGGGACCAAGATCATCCGCTATTTCGGGCCGTTGCTCGACTCGAAGAAGAAGGATGAGGACGCGATCGAGAACAAATATCTGTTCGAGCTCACCAATCGCTGGACCATCGACGGCTCGATCCGCGAGAACGTCGCCCGCTACATCAACCATGCCTGCAGGCCGAACGCGGAATCCGACGTCAAGCCCCGCAAGCGCAAGGTGTTCATCCGCGCCATCAAGGACATCGAGCCGGGCGACGAGATCAACTACGATTACGGGACCGACTATTTCAAAGCCTATCTGAAGCCGATCGGCTGCAAATGCGACGCCTGCGAGAAGAAGCGCAAGAAGAAGCGCGCGGAGGCGAGGGCGGAGCGGCTTCGGCTGAAGGAAAAGGCCGAGCGGAAAGCCAGGCGCGAGGCCGAGAAGCTCGCCGAGCAGCGGGCCAAAGCCAGGGCAAAGAAGACGAACGGCGCCAAGGCAAACGGCAAGGCAAACGGCAAGCTGAACGGCACGCAACTGAACGGTCATTCTCTCGTCAAGGCTGCCGGCAAGAAGGCTGCCGCCCCGAAGCGCGGCGCCGCGCGGGTGCTCCAAGCCTGA
- a CDS encoding carotenoid oxygenase family protein yields the protein MLDQVTSNTARTNLAPIPFEADAPFLKISGELPRVLNGTLYRNGPNPQFEAPGAHWFVGDGMLHAFHLENGRASYRNRWVRTPKWQAEHDAGRALFGGFGRKMPDAPADITTDGGAANTNIIFHGGRLLALEEGHLPTEIEPGTLNRLGYCDYKGAISGPFTAHPKIDPITGEMVFFGYNAAGPLTPALSFGAVSSSGVVTRFERFESPYASMVHDFIVTENHVLFPILPITGSMQRAIRGQAPYAWEPDKGAYVGVMKRSGSSKDIVWFRAETCYVFHVMNAWEDGNRIIADVMQFEEAPLFNHPDGSQTDPKKNRARYCRWTFDLSGNTDSFTQTYLDDLTGEFPRVDDRRAGFASNHGWYACANPDLPMFGALSGIVHVDGRGRRLGHYLLPAGDTISEPVFVERSADAAEGDGWLLAVVWRARENRSDLAVFNAQDVEAGPTALVHLGHRVPDGFHGNWVGAR from the coding sequence ATGCTCGACCAGGTCACGTCCAACACCGCGCGCACGAATCTGGCGCCGATCCCGTTTGAAGCCGATGCGCCGTTCCTGAAAATTTCCGGCGAATTGCCGCGCGTGCTGAACGGCACGTTGTACCGCAACGGTCCCAATCCGCAATTCGAGGCGCCGGGTGCGCACTGGTTCGTCGGCGACGGCATGCTGCACGCCTTCCATCTCGAGAACGGCCGCGCCAGCTACCGCAACCGCTGGGTCCGCACGCCGAAGTGGCAGGCCGAGCACGATGCCGGCCGCGCGCTGTTCGGCGGCTTCGGCCGCAAGATGCCGGACGCCCCTGCCGACATCACGACCGATGGCGGCGCCGCCAACACCAACATCATCTTCCATGGCGGCCGCCTGCTCGCGCTCGAGGAAGGCCATCTGCCGACCGAGATCGAGCCCGGCACGCTCAATCGCCTTGGCTATTGCGACTACAAGGGCGCGATATCAGGCCCCTTCACCGCACACCCCAAGATCGACCCGATCACCGGCGAGATGGTGTTCTTCGGCTACAACGCCGCGGGCCCGCTGACGCCGGCGCTGTCGTTCGGCGCGGTGAGCTCATCCGGCGTGGTGACGCGGTTCGAACGCTTTGAATCGCCCTATGCCAGCATGGTGCACGACTTCATCGTCACCGAGAACCATGTGCTGTTTCCGATCCTGCCGATCACCGGCAGCATGCAGCGCGCGATTCGCGGACAGGCGCCCTACGCCTGGGAGCCGGACAAAGGCGCCTATGTCGGCGTGATGAAGCGCAGCGGTTCATCCAAGGACATCGTCTGGTTCCGCGCCGAGACCTGCTACGTCTTCCATGTCATGAACGCGTGGGAGGACGGCAACCGCATCATCGCCGACGTGATGCAGTTCGAGGAAGCGCCGCTGTTCAACCATCCCGACGGCTCGCAGACCGACCCAAAGAAGAACCGCGCGCGCTATTGCCGCTGGACGTTCGATCTTTCGGGGAACACCGACAGCTTCACGCAAACCTATCTCGACGACCTCACCGGCGAATTCCCCCGCGTCGACGATCGCCGCGCCGGCTTTGCCAGCAATCACGGCTGGTACGCCTGCGCCAACCCCGATCTGCCGATGTTCGGCGCGCTGTCGGGCATCGTGCATGTCGACGGCCGCGGCAGGCGGCTTGGCCACTACCTGCTGCCCGCCGGCGACACCATCTCCGAACCCGTGTTCGTCGAGCGCAGCGCTGACGCCGCGGAGGGCGACGGCTGGCTGCTCGCAGTGGTCTGGCGCGCCCGCGAAAACCGCAGTGACCTTGCCGTGTTCAACGCGCAGGACGTCGAGGCGGGTCCGACCGCGCTGGTCCATCTCGGCCACCGCGTGCCGGATGGCTTCCACGGCAATTGGGTCGGGGCACGGTAG